In the genome of Persephonella sp. KM09-Lau-8, one region contains:
- a CDS encoding rhodanese-like domain-containing protein yields the protein MSEVDILVNIRQAIEADKEKPNLGMVDIHKARELIEEAGAVVLDVRPPAKVEGENAEEANVPNAYYVPVIEFVQQYEDGRIPQDKTTPIVVGCKLVKFANRVMGYLEALGYQNVYVLDTDIADLIELYKK from the coding sequence ATGTCAGAAGTAGACATTCTGGTTAATATCAGACAGGCCATTGAGGCAGACAAAGAAAAACCAAATCTTGGAATGGTAGACATTCACAAAGCAAGGGAACTTATTGAAGAAGCTGGGGCAGTTGTTCTTGATGTAAGGCCTCCTGCAAAAGTTGAAGGAGAAAATGCAGAAGAAGCAAATGTTCCAAATGCTTATTATGTTCCTGTTATTGAGTTTGTTCAGCAGTATGAAGATGGAAGAATTCCACAGGATAAAACAACACCTATAGTTGTTGGTTGTAAATTAGTAAAATTTGCAAACAGGGTAATGGGATATCTTGAAGCTCTGGGATATCAGAATGTTTATGTTTTAGACACAGATATTGCAGACCTTATAGAACTTTACAAAAAATAA